A part of Bacteroidales bacterium genomic DNA contains:
- a CDS encoding TolC family protein translates to MKTTMIHILLLSFGIIAGTKAQQADSLMKLVLEQNRELKVAREQYQVAILEAGTGNTPPDPELEFAYLFGKPSDLGRRVDFGISQQLDFPTTYIHRSKLRKIQSSRAELEYLLTRQEVLLKARQLWIEKIHLNQLRNLFSNRLRQAEIIHLHVEQQLEAGELGLLELGQSKLMLASLEGEYGEVLAQLETKRMALTEITGGNQIKIDDLHFPEPARLIPDTLLEAYRYGPYALLYDQGLQLKEEELNLVVSEHLPRLMAGYFSESVIDQAYRGFRVGLSVPLWENANTVQKAKSEIARAEAKVQEVNLRQEKELRQKLKQLETLRLRVNKLEEALKSANSLSLLSSVLENGEISLSEYFYTSDFYFRNQEQLLRYKRDLLIREAELLKIYL, encoded by the coding sequence ATGAAGACAACAATGATCCATATCCTGTTACTGAGCTTTGGAATCATAGCCGGTACGAAGGCGCAGCAAGCTGACAGCCTGATGAAACTGGTCCTGGAACAAAACCGGGAACTGAAGGTGGCCAGGGAACAATACCAGGTGGCCATTCTTGAAGCTGGCACCGGAAACACCCCGCCGGATCCGGAGCTGGAGTTTGCCTACCTGTTCGGGAAGCCGTCCGATCTGGGTCGCCGCGTCGATTTCGGGATCAGTCAGCAACTGGATTTTCCCACCACCTATATTCACAGATCAAAACTGAGAAAAATCCAGAGTTCACGAGCCGAACTGGAATATCTCCTCACCCGGCAGGAGGTCTTGCTTAAAGCCCGGCAGCTCTGGATCGAAAAAATCCATCTCAACCAGCTCCGCAATCTCTTCTCGAACAGACTCCGGCAGGCTGAAATCATCCATCTTCATGTGGAGCAGCAGCTGGAGGCCGGTGAGCTCGGACTCCTGGAGCTTGGACAGAGTAAATTAATGCTCGCTTCCCTGGAAGGAGAATACGGGGAAGTACTTGCTCAGCTGGAGACTAAGCGAATGGCACTGACGGAGATTACGGGAGGAAATCAGATAAAAATTGATGATCTCCACTTCCCGGAGCCCGCCCGGCTGATTCCCGACACTCTGCTTGAGGCTTACCGATACGGACCATACGCCCTGTTATACGACCAGGGCCTTCAGTTAAAAGAGGAAGAACTTAATCTGGTTGTCAGCGAGCACCTTCCCAGGCTCATGGCAGGATATTTTTCCGAATCGGTGATCGATCAGGCATACCGGGGATTCCGTGTGGGCTTGTCTGTTCCCCTGTGGGAAAATGCCAACACGGTTCAGAAAGCGAAATCGGAGATAGCCCGGGCTGAAGCAAAAGTGCAAGAGGTAAACCTCCGGCAGGAAAAGGAGCTCAGGCAAAAACTAAAGCAGCTGGAGACTCTCCGCTTAAGGGTGAATAAGCTGGAAGAGGCCCTGAAATCGGCCAATAGTCTGTCTCTGCTTAGCTCTGTCCTTGAAAACGGGGAAATCTCTCTTTCCGAGTATTTTTATACCTCTGATTTCTACTTCCGGAACCAAGAGCAGCTTCTTCGTTATAAGCGTGACCTGCTGATCCGGGAAGCAGAATTGTTAAAAATATACCTGTAA
- a CDS encoding efflux RND transporter permease subunit, with translation MLNRIIQYSLDNRMMIIFLSLMLVIGGLFTARNMEIDVFPDLTAPTVVVLTDAHGMAAEEVETLVTFPIESSLNGATDVRRVRSSSSYGFSIVWVEFNWNTDIYRARQIVSEKLPTISALLPKQIRTPIIAPQTSVMGEVMLVSLTSDSLSMFELRTITDKQVRQRLLSVTGVAQVVVIGGLPKQYQILVDPHKMKYHDVSLEELIAITENTNSNAAGGIINQHGQEYAVRVTGRSTDCADIASAVIKIRNGKPVKIADVAEVKIGHPDLVGNAWLDQQEAVILTILKQPNVNTLTLTEEVESALTGLQATLPDDVHINSGIFRQADFINTSVNNVFRVLLEGGIFVSIILFLFLLNLRTTLISLVAIPLSLMLSLITLKLLGLTINTMSLGGMAIAIGALVDDAIIDVENVLKRLKQNHRLPKSEQKGKLQVIYQASVEIRSSIVQATLIIIVTFIPLFFLAGMEGRMLKPLGITFIVSLLASLAVALTLTPVLSSYMLTGKKQLEKDERGGNPLVQKLNNYYKKTLPQILKWRLQVVILAAGLLVMALVLFTRFGNSFLPEFNEGTLTITAVTLPGVSLDESNQLIRQIDAALMEIPEVKYVCRRTGRAELNEHSHGGTNSAEIDIPYTLGDRDYEAFMKDVRERLSHVQGVNLNIGQPLGHRIDHMLSGTRASIAIKLFGTDLSTMYRTATGIQQAISGIPGLVDLNVEQLVEVPQIQIRPRREMLARYGISQNQLTQFVETAIAGEKYAEVYDENLNYPLVIRYDVPFRNSRENIEDALIDTYKGNRIPLRYVADVVSGSGPNTINRENVQRKLVISANTAGRDLGSVVAEIQSVIESQIELPQGYRIQYGGQFKSAQSASQTLLFTSLLAILVIFVILFQEFRSGKLAGIILLNLPLALIGGVMAIWMTGRVLSIPSIIGFITLFGIATRNGILLISRYIQLRKEEKSLLDTIVHGSADRLNPILMTALASALALIPLAMGGNKPGNEIQSPMAIVILGGLVTSTLLNLIVIPAVYYMIEKRKA, from the coding sequence ATGCTGAACAGAATCATACAATATTCCCTGGATAACAGGATGATGATTATTTTCCTGTCGCTGATGCTGGTGATCGGAGGATTATTTACAGCCAGAAATATGGAAATCGATGTATTTCCCGACCTGACGGCTCCTACTGTGGTGGTGCTTACCGATGCCCATGGCATGGCCGCGGAAGAGGTGGAAACCCTGGTTACTTTTCCCATTGAATCGTCTCTCAACGGAGCCACCGATGTACGAAGGGTCCGTTCCAGTTCTTCTTATGGCTTCTCCATCGTCTGGGTGGAATTTAACTGGAATACGGATATCTACAGAGCCCGTCAGATAGTCAGTGAAAAGCTGCCAACCATTTCGGCCCTGCTTCCCAAACAGATTAGGACCCCAATTATTGCACCGCAAACCTCTGTAATGGGTGAGGTGATGCTTGTATCTCTTACTTCCGATTCCCTCTCCATGTTCGAGCTGCGAACCATCACCGATAAGCAGGTGCGGCAGCGCCTTCTTTCTGTGACCGGAGTGGCCCAGGTGGTGGTTATCGGGGGCCTCCCAAAACAATACCAGATCCTGGTTGATCCCCACAAAATGAAATACCACGACGTGAGCCTGGAGGAGTTGATCGCCATTACTGAAAACACCAACAGCAATGCAGCGGGCGGCATCATCAACCAGCATGGTCAGGAGTACGCCGTCCGGGTTACCGGCCGCTCCACCGATTGTGCCGATATCGCTTCAGCAGTGATCAAGATCAGAAATGGGAAACCTGTGAAAATTGCTGATGTGGCCGAGGTAAAGATTGGTCATCCCGATCTGGTAGGGAATGCCTGGCTGGACCAGCAAGAAGCGGTCATCCTGACTATTCTGAAGCAGCCTAATGTAAATACCCTGACCCTTACCGAAGAGGTGGAATCGGCTCTGACAGGATTGCAGGCCACACTCCCCGATGATGTCCATATTAACTCAGGGATTTTCCGTCAGGCCGATTTTATCAATACATCCGTAAACAATGTGTTCCGGGTATTGCTGGAGGGAGGTATATTTGTGAGTATTATCCTGTTTCTCTTCCTGCTGAACCTGCGAACCACCCTCATTTCCCTGGTGGCAATCCCCCTCTCCCTGATGCTATCACTCATTACCCTGAAGCTGCTGGGGCTCACTATTAACACGATGTCCCTGGGGGGTATGGCTATTGCCATTGGTGCGCTGGTTGATGATGCCATCATCGATGTGGAAAACGTACTTAAACGTCTGAAGCAGAATCACCGCCTGCCCAAATCAGAACAGAAGGGCAAGCTGCAGGTGATCTACCAGGCTTCTGTGGAGATCCGCTCTTCTATTGTACAGGCCACCCTGATCATCATTGTGACTTTTATTCCCCTCTTTTTTCTGGCAGGAATGGAGGGGCGTATGTTAAAACCCCTTGGTATTACCTTCATTGTGTCGCTCCTGGCCTCCCTAGCGGTTGCATTGACCCTGACTCCGGTTCTCTCCAGTTATATGCTAACAGGTAAAAAACAGCTCGAAAAAGATGAACGGGGAGGCAACCCGCTGGTACAAAAGCTCAATAATTATTACAAAAAGACATTGCCTCAGATACTTAAATGGAGACTTCAGGTCGTGATTCTTGCCGCCGGCCTCCTGGTCATGGCCCTGGTCCTCTTCACCCGCTTTGGAAACTCTTTCCTGCCAGAATTCAACGAGGGGACACTCACCATCACTGCGGTGACCTTACCGGGAGTGTCCCTGGATGAGAGCAATCAACTCATCCGGCAAATCGATGCAGCTTTAATGGAAATCCCTGAAGTTAAATATGTCTGCCGGCGAACCGGAAGGGCAGAACTGAATGAGCACAGCCACGGGGGGACCAACTCGGCTGAAATCGATATCCCCTACACCCTGGGAGACAGAGATTACGAAGCCTTCATGAAAGATGTAAGAGAGAGACTCTCACATGTCCAGGGAGTAAATCTCAATATAGGACAGCCTCTGGGTCACCGCATCGATCACATGCTCTCGGGTACCAGGGCAAGCATTGCCATCAAACTATTCGGTACCGACCTGAGTACCATGTACCGAACAGCCACCGGGATACAGCAGGCAATTTCAGGCATTCCCGGACTGGTGGATCTGAACGTGGAGCAACTGGTGGAGGTTCCCCAGATACAGATCCGGCCCCGCAGGGAAATGCTGGCCCGTTACGGAATCTCCCAGAATCAGCTGACACAGTTTGTGGAAACTGCCATTGCCGGGGAAAAATACGCTGAGGTTTACGACGAAAATCTCAATTACCCCCTGGTGATCAGGTACGATGTTCCCTTCAGGAACAGCAGGGAGAATATCGAAGATGCATTGATCGATACCTACAAGGGAAACCGCATTCCCCTGCGTTATGTGGCTGATGTGGTTTCTGGCAGCGGACCGAATACTATCAACAGGGAGAATGTGCAGCGAAAACTCGTAATCTCGGCCAATACCGCGGGCCGGGACCTGGGCAGTGTGGTCGCCGAGATCCAATCTGTCATTGAGAGTCAGATAGAGCTGCCACAAGGATACCGGATCCAGTATGGCGGACAATTCAAAAGCGCACAAAGTGCCTCCCAGACACTTCTGTTTACCTCTCTGCTGGCTATCCTGGTGATCTTCGTGATTCTTTTCCAGGAATTCAGAAGCGGAAAACTGGCCGGTATAATTCTTCTGAATCTTCCCCTGGCCCTGATAGGAGGTGTAATGGCCATCTGGATGACCGGCAGAGTGCTTAGCATCCCCTCCATCATCGGATTTATCACCCTCTTCGGGATTGCCACTCGAAACGGAATTTTATTGATATCCAGATATATACAACTTCGGAAGGAGGAGAAGAGCCTGTTAGACACCATTGTTCACGGATCGGCCGACCGGCTCAATCCCATTCTGATGACCGCCCTGGCCTCGGCCCTGGCCCTGATTCCCCTGGCCATGGGAGGGAATAAGCCGGGAAATGAGATCCAGAGCCCCATGGCCATTGTGATTCTGGGCGGACTGGTTACCTCCACCCTGCTCAACCTGATTGTGATCCCTGCAGTATACTATATGATTGAAAAAAGAAAAGCATGA
- a CDS encoding efflux RND transporter periplasmic adaptor subunit, whose amino-acid sequence MSKVFIISLLVVFTACHTGPHTNPGEPASSHQHNEEGNQYTLFSGQFEFFIEHPPLEAGKEAEFLVHLTDLTDYKACSTGRVSILIDGVTVTSGEAGSPGIFHVPYTPRKAGAFHAEFVFNNGSVSQSAEQYLHVYEDHGDIHAGESEDVGHAHEAGVIGEIEFLKEQAWQSEFMVSKIDPAPFHAVIPTSGELMAMPGENKNITASSPGIVRFTNPFLVQGSKVKKGQMLFTLSSENLLEDNVKLRYEEARNRLEKSRSEYQRHLALFKKETISERQFLESRASFVEDSLRYYHLAHNFSEGGVKVTAPVSGTIHELLVSDGEYTEAGELLATLSTNRTLMLRADLPQQYYDQLNDIRSAHFRPAYSKQVFTVEEMSGTLLAAGVSVAENDHYLPVIFRLQNDGHLLEGAFAEVFLQAKEKSNILSVPLTALAEEQGGHYLYVQLSGESYTKRFVSTGGNNGLEVEITGGLQAGERVVTRGVMLVKAASLVSGVVGDGHSH is encoded by the coding sequence ATGAGCAAAGTTTTCATTATTTCACTCCTGGTGGTATTCACTGCCTGCCATACCGGTCCCCATACAAATCCGGGTGAGCCGGCCAGCTCCCACCAGCATAACGAAGAGGGCAATCAATATACGCTCTTCAGCGGGCAATTTGAGTTCTTTATTGAACATCCGCCCCTGGAAGCAGGTAAGGAGGCAGAATTCCTGGTGCACCTCACCGATCTGACCGATTATAAAGCCTGTTCAACCGGCCGGGTAAGCATCCTCATAGACGGAGTAACGGTCACTTCAGGCGAAGCAGGATCACCCGGGATCTTCCATGTTCCATATACCCCCCGGAAAGCCGGCGCTTTTCATGCAGAATTCGTATTTAACAACGGATCTGTAAGCCAATCTGCGGAGCAGTACCTGCATGTCTACGAAGATCACGGTGATATACATGCCGGTGAATCAGAGGATGTCGGACATGCTCATGAAGCCGGGGTCATCGGGGAGATTGAATTTCTGAAAGAGCAGGCCTGGCAATCTGAGTTTATGGTTTCGAAGATAGATCCGGCTCCCTTCCATGCAGTGATCCCCACCAGCGGGGAGCTCATGGCCATGCCGGGAGAGAATAAAAATATAACGGCCAGCAGCCCGGGAATTGTCCGGTTTACCAATCCCTTCCTGGTACAGGGATCCAAAGTAAAGAAGGGACAAATGCTCTTTACTCTCTCCTCGGAAAACCTTTTGGAAGATAATGTGAAACTCCGGTATGAGGAAGCACGGAACAGGCTGGAGAAAAGCCGCAGTGAATACCAGCGACACCTGGCACTGTTTAAAAAGGAAACCATTTCCGAGCGGCAATTCCTGGAGTCCAGGGCCTCCTTTGTGGAAGATAGTCTGCGTTACTACCATCTGGCCCATAATTTCTCAGAGGGCGGGGTAAAAGTTACGGCGCCCGTATCGGGGACCATACATGAGCTGCTTGTTTCGGACGGGGAATATACAGAAGCCGGCGAATTGCTTGCCACTCTCTCCACAAACCGTACCCTGATGCTGAGGGCCGATCTTCCACAACAATACTATGACCAGCTGAATGATATTCGAAGCGCCCATTTCAGACCCGCCTACAGCAAGCAGGTTTTTACCGTGGAGGAGATGAGCGGGACCCTGCTTGCAGCAGGTGTTTCAGTGGCTGAGAACGATCACTATCTTCCGGTAATCTTCAGATTGCAGAACGATGGCCACCTGCTGGAGGGGGCCTTTGCCGAAGTATTCCTTCAGGCCAAAGAAAAAAGTAACATTCTCTCTGTGCCGCTTACTGCCCTGGCTGAAGAACAGGGAGGACACTATCTGTATGTTCAGCTGAGCGGGGAAAGCTATACGAAAAGATTTGTAAGCACCGGCGGAAATAATGGCCTCGAAGTGGAAATTACCGGGGGACTGCAGGCAGGAGAGCGGGTAGTCACCAGGGGCGTGATGCTGGTTAAAGCAGCATCTTTGGTTAGCGGAGTGGTTGGTGACGGACATTCCCATTAA
- a CDS encoding sugar phosphate isomerase/epimerase, with protein MRISRREALTTLAMGPLLMAFPARLRAGLSGTPSIFRYCLNTSTISGHNPGLLAYIKVASKAGYDGIEVWVRDVEIALKAGHSLSSLKMYIEDHGIQVENAIGFAPWMAEGEAGFIQMEKEMKMLAGIGCRRIAAAPSGLPGDQPPDLFEAGEKYKRLLDLGRQTGVMPQLEFWGSSPVLWHLGQVLMIAAAADDPEVKILPDVYHMFRGGSGFNALKMLDGNMIDLFHMNDYPENKPREQQDDADRVFPGDGAAPMKQILTDLKKMGGEKVLSLELFNRTYWKEDPLLVAKRGLAKMKSLILEIT; from the coding sequence ATGAGAATATCAAGAAGAGAGGCGCTCACTACCCTGGCCATGGGTCCCCTGTTGATGGCCTTTCCGGCTCGGCTTAGGGCTGGCTTATCCGGAACTCCCTCCATATTCCGTTACTGTTTGAACACCAGCACTATAAGTGGTCACAATCCCGGGCTTCTCGCTTACATTAAGGTCGCTTCAAAAGCAGGATATGACGGTATTGAGGTCTGGGTAAGAGATGTGGAGATCGCTTTGAAAGCGGGGCATTCTCTTTCCTCGTTAAAAATGTATATCGAGGACCATGGAATTCAGGTAGAAAATGCCATTGGATTTGCCCCCTGGATGGCGGAAGGTGAAGCCGGGTTTATCCAGATGGAAAAAGAAATGAAAATGCTGGCCGGGATCGGATGCCGACGCATCGCAGCTGCACCTTCAGGGCTTCCTGGTGACCAGCCTCCGGATCTGTTTGAAGCAGGAGAAAAATACAAACGCCTGCTCGACCTGGGAAGGCAAACCGGCGTGATGCCCCAGCTGGAATTCTGGGGATCCTCGCCTGTGTTGTGGCACCTGGGCCAGGTCCTGATGATCGCAGCAGCAGCAGATGATCCGGAGGTAAAAATACTTCCCGATGTATATCACATGTTCCGGGGGGGGAGCGGGTTCAATGCCTTAAAAATGCTTGACGGAAATATGATTGATCTCTTTCATATGAACGACTATCCTGAAAACAAACCCAGAGAGCAGCAGGATGATGCGGACCGTGTTTTCCCGGGTGACGGAGCGGCTCCCATGAAACAGATTCTGACCGACCTGAAAAAAATGGGGGGAGAGAAAGTGCTGTCCCTGGAGCTTTTCAACCGGACTTACTGGAAGGAAGATCCACTGCTTGTGGCTAAAAGAGGTCTGGCTAAAATGAAATCCCTTATTCTGGAAATTACCTGA
- a CDS encoding AI-2E family transporter, with protein sequence MPRKPVDQGTSNKHVNIAIDLILKVGTLFLVIFLCFKILKPFLGMLLWGLVIAIILFPVFERVRGWLGKRNKLSSIILTLAALSILVLPSIWLVNQLVEGVKFLAGNIQAGDLNIPKPSDSVADWPLIGEWLYSRWMQLSENMGVSLKGFMPEIISWVEKTLGTLANTGLGILQFAASIIIAGIFLIFFKKGSESGRKIFQKVVGERGEEFMEISLHTIRNVATGVLGVAVIQTTLMGLGLILADIPLAAVWIVLILVMTIAQIPVLLFNIPLIIYLFAFVDPLPAVLWMLYFLVMGMIDNLLKPLFMGKGSDVPMLVIFLGALGGFMAFGFIGLFLGSIVLSLAYKLYTTWVASATG encoded by the coding sequence ATGCCGCGAAAACCAGTTGATCAGGGAACAAGTAACAAGCATGTGAATATTGCCATCGACCTTATTCTGAAGGTGGGGACCCTCTTCCTGGTGATCTTCTTGTGCTTTAAAATTCTGAAGCCTTTCCTGGGGATGCTGCTCTGGGGCCTGGTCATTGCCATCATTCTCTTTCCGGTATTTGAGCGTGTAAGGGGCTGGCTGGGAAAGAGAAACAAACTGAGTTCCATTATTCTGACCCTGGCAGCACTTTCCATTCTGGTATTGCCCAGCATCTGGCTGGTGAACCAGCTGGTGGAGGGGGTAAAGTTCCTTGCCGGAAATATACAGGCAGGGGATCTGAATATTCCCAAGCCCAGTGATTCGGTGGCCGACTGGCCTCTTATTGGAGAGTGGCTTTACTCTCGCTGGATGCAGCTATCTGAAAATATGGGAGTTTCCTTAAAGGGATTTATGCCCGAGATTATTTCCTGGGTGGAAAAAACCCTGGGTACGCTGGCCAATACGGGACTTGGGATCCTTCAGTTTGCAGCTTCCATCATTATCGCCGGGATTTTTTTAATATTCTTTAAAAAGGGTTCGGAATCGGGGCGAAAGATTTTTCAGAAAGTTGTGGGCGAACGGGGGGAGGAGTTCATGGAAATATCGCTGCATACTATCCGAAATGTGGCAACGGGGGTTCTGGGCGTGGCAGTCATTCAGACTACTCTGATGGGCCTTGGACTGATCCTTGCAGATATTCCCCTGGCAGCTGTCTGGATCGTTCTGATTCTTGTAATGACCATCGCACAGATACCGGTACTACTTTTTAACATCCCATTAATTATCTATCTTTTTGCTTTTGTGGATCCCCTTCCTGCAGTACTTTGGATGCTTTATTTCCTGGTGATGGGAATGATTGATAATCTCCTGAAGCCCCTGTTTATGGGAAAGGGATCGGATGTGCCCATGCTGGTGATCTTTCTGGGAGCACTTGGAGGTTTTATGGCTTTTGGATTTATCGGTCTTTTCCTGGGCTCCATTGTTCTTTCACTGGCCTATAAATTATACACCACCTGGGTGGCTTCAGCGACCGGATAA
- a CDS encoding FAD/NAD(P)-binding oxidoreductase, producing MKSTDVLVIGGSAAGLASALASKAHYPEKSVTLVRKEAKAAIPCGIPYIFGSLESPEQDILPDTGLINSGVEIVIDEVTSLEGRSKTATLKGEGKISYDKLIIATGSTPVFPAWLKGARLKNVYRVPKNLVYLEEMKKDLSDKKNIVVVGAGFIGIEMSDELRKTGKNVTLVELQPHVLPLAFDPDLAGEAEKLLKERGVRVLTGHGVKEIVGEEVVKAVIIAHGDKSETLEADAVILSVGYEPRVDLARDLEDVAFNRDGFIKVDEYMRTDHPDVFAVGDCAEKRDFFTRKRSRAMLASIACAEARVAGMNLYKLSTLKTIGGTIAIFSTALNGTGFGAAGLTETVAREEGFDIIVGKFEGVDRHPGLLNHPHKQIVKLIAGRENGVILGGEVVGGSSTGELINIIGLIIQNKMNVNMLLTLQIGTHPLLTASPAAYPLIKAAELIAKEFWHN from the coding sequence ATGAAGAGTACTGACGTATTGGTGATTGGAGGAAGTGCAGCCGGACTGGCTTCGGCGCTGGCATCAAAAGCACATTATCCGGAAAAGAGTGTAACTCTTGTAAGAAAGGAGGCTAAAGCCGCTATTCCCTGTGGGATCCCGTATATTTTCGGATCACTTGAAAGTCCGGAACAGGATATTTTACCGGACACCGGCCTGATCAATTCAGGTGTTGAAATTGTAATAGATGAAGTGACTTCATTGGAAGGTCGATCAAAAACTGCAACTCTGAAGGGGGAAGGAAAGATTTCCTATGACAAGTTGATTATTGCCACTGGATCCACGCCTGTGTTTCCCGCTTGGCTGAAAGGGGCCCGGCTGAAGAATGTTTATAGGGTTCCCAAAAACCTGGTATACCTTGAAGAGATGAAAAAGGACCTGAGCGATAAGAAAAACATTGTGGTGGTCGGAGCTGGTTTTATCGGTATTGAGATGTCGGACGAACTGCGAAAGACCGGGAAGAATGTCACTCTGGTGGAGCTGCAACCCCATGTTCTTCCCCTGGCTTTTGATCCCGATCTGGCCGGTGAGGCAGAAAAGCTCCTGAAGGAAAGGGGCGTCAGGGTATTGACCGGTCATGGGGTTAAGGAGATTGTGGGTGAGGAAGTTGTGAAAGCAGTTATCATTGCCCATGGTGATAAGTCTGAAACCCTGGAGGCCGATGCTGTGATACTTTCGGTGGGATATGAGCCCAGGGTTGATCTTGCCAGGGACCTGGAAGATGTTGCCTTTAACAGAGATGGCTTTATCAAGGTGGATGAGTACATGCGCACCGATCACCCCGATGTATTTGCGGTGGGAGACTGTGCGGAAAAACGTGATTTTTTTACCAGGAAGCGCTCCAGGGCTATGCTTGCTTCCATTGCATGTGCAGAAGCAAGGGTTGCCGGAATGAATCTTTACAAACTCTCCACCCTGAAAACCATTGGTGGTACCATTGCCATCTTCTCCACTGCCCTGAACGGCACAGGTTTTGGCGCAGCCGGCTTAACGGAGACAGTTGCACGTGAGGAAGGATTTGATATTATCGTCGGGAAATTTGAAGGAGTGGACAGGCACCCCGGCCTGCTTAACCATCCTCATAAGCAGATTGTAAAGCTGATAGCAGGACGCGAAAACGGAGTGATCCTGGGTGGTGAAGTCGTAGGTGGATCCAGTACAGGAGAGCTGATCAATATCATCGGTCTGATCATTCAGAACAAGATGAATGTGAACATGCTTTTGACTTTGCAGATTGGGACCCATCCACTTTTAACAGCCTCTCCCGCTGCTTATCCATTGATAAAGGCAGCCGAGCTTATCGCAAAGGAGTTCTGGCACAATTAA
- a CDS encoding MBL fold metallo-hydrolase gives MNLTVLSEKRAMDGFDSEHGLSFLIEVDQKMILFDTGASDLFVHSAAKLGIDLERVDRIVLSHGHWDHGNGLEYLKGKALICHPGCFDKRYRKSGDDYLGISLSREEVAEKFDLETFRRPMMLSEHLWFLGEIPRKNDFEAKYTKYKLKDGSDDYIMDDSGLAVISRQGLVIISGCAHSGICNMIEHSRRVTGIFKVAAVIGGFHLRVVNTQTRKTIECLKKLEVDRVLPSHCTLDPALGLFRRVFGSQEVLTGTCLTF, from the coding sequence ATGAATCTGACGGTGTTATCGGAAAAAAGAGCTATGGACGGATTTGATTCCGAACATGGACTCTCTTTTCTTATTGAAGTGGACCAGAAAATGATCCTGTTCGATACAGGAGCCTCCGATTTATTCGTTCATAGTGCGGCAAAGCTGGGGATCGACCTGGAGAGGGTAGATCGCATTGTGTTGAGTCACGGGCACTGGGATCATGGCAACGGTCTGGAATATCTGAAAGGCAAAGCCCTGATTTGTCACCCCGGCTGTTTCGATAAGCGCTACCGGAAATCGGGTGATGATTATCTGGGGATTTCTCTCTCCAGGGAAGAGGTTGCAGAAAAATTTGACCTGGAAACCTTTCGAAGGCCCATGATGCTATCTGAGCACCTCTGGTTTCTTGGCGAAATCCCGCGGAAGAATGATTTTGAGGCGAAATACACAAAATATAAGCTGAAGGACGGCTCCGATGATTATATCATGGATGATTCCGGCCTGGCCGTAATAAGCAGACAGGGTCTGGTAATCATTTCCGGCTGTGCCCATTCAGGTATATGTAATATGATTGAACACTCCAGACGGGTTACGGGCATTTTTAAAGTGGCAGCAGTTATTGGGGGTTTCCATTTAAGGGTAGTAAATACTCAGACCCGTAAAACCATAGAATGCCTTAAAAAACTGGAAGTAGACCGGGTACTGCCTTCTCATTGTACCCTCGATCCCGCACTGGGCCTGTTCCGAAGGGTCTTTGGAAGCCAGGAGGTCCTGACCGGGACTTGCCTGACGTTCTGA